The following nucleotide sequence is from Oceanispirochaeta sp. M1.
ACAACCTGATGCGGATTGTGATGCTTCTGATTAGTATCATTGTGGCGGGGCCGATTCTCTGGGCCTTTATCACCTCTTTTAAGACCAGTGCAGAATTCCTCCGCTCCCCCTGGATACTGCCGGCAAAACTCCAGTTTGTAAATTATGTCAACGCCGTACAGAAGGCACATATGGGGCAGTACTTTATCAATTCCATTGCTGTTACCTTCGTCTCCCTGGCTTTTCTGCTCTTCCTGGTGGTTCCCGCCTCCTATGCCTTGGCCCGGCAACGGTTTTTCGGCTCGAAGATGATAAATCTGCTGGTACTGGCGGGGTTGTTTATCAATGCCAACTACATTGTGGTTCCCCTGTTCATCCTGCTTAAAAATTTAAATAGCCTGGATAACCGTCTCATGCTCTGTGCGGTCTACGCGGCGACGGCGATTCCTTTCAATGTCTACCTGCTGTCGGGATTCATGAAGGGGATCTCCAGGGAATACGAGGACGCCGCCAATATAGACGGATGCGGCCCAATGATGATTCTCTACCGGATCATCGTGCCCATGGCCAAGCCCGGCCTGATCACCGTAAGCCTTTTTGGTTTTATGACCTTCTGGAATGAGTATATGCTGGCCCTGACCCTGCTGACGACTCCCGGAAAACGGACCCTTTCGGTGGGGCTGAAAAATCTGATGGAGATACAGAAGTACGCCACCAACTGGGGTGCCATGTTCGCGGGGCTGGTGATTGTCATGCTGCCCACCATGATTTTCTACGCATCAGTACAGAAAAAACTGACCGACGGCATCACACTGGGCGGGATCAAGGGATAGGATATGAGTAAATTTACATACAGTCTCCGGATAGGAATCTGTCCGGGATTTCACAGTGATGAAAAATTGGAAAATCTTGTCGGCTTTTGCCGCGAGGCGGGAATTGACGATATTCAGTTTCATATGAATATGGAAGAGATCAACCAGGGTCATCTTACGGTGGAAGAAACTGAACCCTGGCTGGAGATGATGAAGTCCTTCAAGGATCGGCTGAAAAAGGAGGGTCTCCTTTTTTCACTCAATCCCTGGACCACTACAGTTCATACTGACCGGGGACGGACACTCAAAACCGGCCAGGAATTCACAACCATGCGTGACTTTGAAGGGCAGAGCGCCGCTGTTGTTGCCTGTCCCCTGGACAGGAGCTTTCTGGACTACCTGACCGGGATGTATACCCGCTATGCAGAGCTCGGATTTGACATCCTCTGGGTGGAGGACGACTTTCGTATCCATAACCATGCTCCCCTGGCCTGGGGCGGCTGTTTCTGTGATGAGCATATGAAACGCTTTTCGGAAGCCGCGGGCCGGGAGCTGAACAGGGAGGAGTTTGTCCGGGAAATGCTTCAACCTGGGAAGGTCCATCCTTCACGCAAAGTCTGGCTCGATACCATGAGGCGGACGATGTCGGAGTTCTCTCATGCCATTGGCGAGGCGGTCCGCTCTGCAGCGCCCCGTACCAGAATCGGTCTGATGAGCAGCGCTCCCCAGGCCCACTGTGTGGAAGGACGGGACTGGAAGGCCGTAATGACGAACTTTTCCGGCGTAAATCGTCCTCTGAACAGGCCACATCTGCCCGCCTACCGGGAGATCGCCGGTCCGCGGTACTGCCTGGAATTTCAGCGTTATTCCCGCCTCACCGCCGCCTTTCTCTCTGCAGAGACGGAACTCTGGCCGGAGCTGGATAACTTTCCCCATACCACCTTCTCCAAATCCCACACTTTTGCCGCCTTTCAGATCGAGGCCTCCCTCGCTCTGTGCAGCGAGGGGATTACCATCAATATCTCTGATATGATCGGCAACGGCATTGCGGAGAGACAGAATAACCAGGCCTATCTGAAGAGGCTGCGCCCCTATCTGGACGGAGTGGCCCGGCTGGAGTTGAAACGGACCTGGGAGACCGGTGTCAGGGTCATGGTCGATCCCGACTCCTCCTATACCCTGAAGACTGACCGTACCGACACTCCAGATGGGCTGAGACCCTGGGAGACCTTCTGGGCCGAATACCTCTCCTCATTCGGAATAGCGAATGTGTACTGTCTCGATCCGAGGGTGACGGGACAGACTGTTGCTGTCGGCGGTCAGTACTTCCGGAATCTATGTGAGGATGATATCCGGCATCTCCTGGAGAACAATCAGGTTCTTCTGGACGGGGAGGCTGTTGATACTCTCCTGGATATGGGACTTCGGCATCTGCTGCCGGTGGAATCCTCCCAATGGCTGGGTCTCAACACCGGAGGTCACAGCTTCGAGCAGGTCTGCAACGGCAGGGTGTACCAAAGTCTGCCCCAGGCACGGATGTCCGCTCAGGCCATGTCGGAGACTCTGGAATCGGGTGATTGGTTGAAACTCTCCTATCATCGGGAGATGGAGGTCTTTACCGAGTTACGTTCTCCCGGGAATGAATACGCCGGACCCGGAATTGTGCGTAGGGATAATCTGATCATTTTTCCCTTTGGGAGAATCCGAGATGAATATCTTTTTCTGCTGAATCCCGTCCGGCAGGAAATACTGCAGGAGCTGTTGAAGGAGACTGGTCGTGCCGCAGTGGTTATGGTGAAGGATCTCCCCTATGTTACTGTTAATCACTTTGACAGTGGAGACAGTCAGGTCCTTCTGCTGACGAACTTCGGCTCCGATGCTCATGACCACATCGATCTGTTACTCCCCTTTGAGGCCGGC
It contains:
- a CDS encoding carbohydrate ABC transporter permease, with product MNTAKVKRIIYDNLMRIVMLLISIIVAGPILWAFITSFKTSAEFLRSPWILPAKLQFVNYVNAVQKAHMGQYFINSIAVTFVSLAFLLFLVVPASYALARQRFFGSKMINLLVLAGLFINANYIVVPLFILLKNLNSLDNRLMLCAVYAATAIPFNVYLLSGFMKGISREYEDAANIDGCGPMMILYRIIVPMAKPGLITVSLFGFMTFWNEYMLALTLLTTPGKRTLSVGLKNLMEIQKYATNWGAMFAGLVIVMLPTMIFYASVQKKLTDGITLGGIKG